Proteins encoded by one window of Brienomyrus brachyistius isolate T26 chromosome 1, BBRACH_0.4, whole genome shotgun sequence:
- the col4a2 gene encoding collagen alpha-2(IV) chain isoform X2 encodes MNFEVPVRGMMWVHRRKELNTWCIILCFTVFHLLTSEVEAGGKKFSGPCGGRDCSGGCKCFPEKGARGRPGPVGPQGSQGPPGYPGELGIQGPKGHKGDQGPPGIIGPKGGVGLGGVPGFQGADGIPGHPGQSGPRGKPGADGCNGTRGESGFPGQPGLMGYSGFPGEPGRKGEKGDPLDVTVYMRRFQGDPGSPGSPGLMGPEGYPGLDGPIGHIGPKGPSGVPGFKGSKGSTPHMSREMLKGAKGDQGEIGEPGLPGNGTHQHIGPNGSLPGEKGQKGMRGDKGDNADNRGEAGVMGFPGQRGSSGFDGEPGAPGLDGFPGLHGRNGAKGQRGDPGDVIDSGTTLVGPPGPQGEMGPQGETGEWGEKGVPGLSGPRPDTSSGLLAGPPGLKGWKGTKGYVGNSGAPAQIAGSPGDDGRPGIPGDPGPIGSLETEFRGLLGESGRPGLAGLKGPKGDPGPCQCSTVESPPGRTGLPGPPGKQGIRGEWGQPGDRGQPGPQGEDGLPGFPGPAGSPGPKGHKGAQREATEKGPQGDPGDPGVGGDAGSPGQPGPSGFSGIPGMRGPPGDRPSGPPGEKGVKGSPGLPGPHGDPGDPGIVLGAEKGLPGPPGDSGYDGQAGPPGPKGLPGECIALPGPSGERGPPGAPGIDGHPGAPGRKGIPGLPGEEGLKGERGDPGGGGMPGPPGFTGPRGDGGKPGDRGQPGTPGFPGKPGKHGDPGQKGDHGEVLNALPGPSGESGPPGLQGLKGAPGDPGQQGYPGMPGMPGIVGFKGEMGPTGLQGEEGKPGRAGITGYPGAAGLRGPSGPQGALGGPGIPGVKGLQGDSGPPGPVGMKGFPGDPGDTGLKGSDGSSGDPGEEGEFGFHGMPGIKGSKGSLGLQGFTGEQGLRGLTGVPGLKGETGFIGAPGQKGIIGQQGEKGERGLVGPPGEKPTLPIGMKQDMKGVKGEPGKPGDPGFTGPRGTKGMPGVPGVSGFDGLPGEPSLEKGTQGSPGLQGLTGHKGMPGPTGNQGVEGFSGMPGIKGNKGSIGAYGHIGEPGLKGYKGEEGPIINLPGSTGLRGEDGIPGDPGLEGDPGQPGDHGSAGFDGIEGIKGEPGLLGSQGHSGSKGMKGYPGSSGQKGWPGIPGESGTDGAAGLPGQRGFPGLKGIFGLHGLKGQKGTEGLPGLDIWGLEGEPGAKGTKGELGIPSPSGGLPGSNGEVGPPGDPGIVGSPGLPGLPGPPGPRGSPDRKGSLGDPGSHGAKGAKGYPGAQGPPGIPSSKGGKGDKGLPGVFGEQGQKGDYGDKGHPGVKGQDGATGLKGERGEQGEMGTPGRFGVQGDLGPVGPKGDTGPPGFPGETGSQGPAPLPIKQIGERGPTGFNGIQGPRGRPGENGPQGPPGDPGYAGQKGQKGMPGVSGKPGTPGYRGNQGQIGHPGLQGLEGGRGQPGFPGPPGMPGRSVNVGYLLVKHSQSDQAPMCPIGMAKLWEGYSLLYFEGQEKAHNQDLGLAGSCLPRFKTMPFLYCNPGDVCYYASRNDKSYWLSTTAPIPMMPVEEEEIKPYISRCSVCEAPSVAIAIHSQDITIPMCPDGWRSLWIGYSFLMHTAAGGEGGGQSLVSPGSCLEDFRTTPFIECNGAKGTCHYFANKQSFWLMSFEQKFQSQPESETLKAGQLLSRISRCQVCMKNL; translated from the exons GGACGGCCAGGACCAGTTGGCCCCCAGGGATCCCAGggccccccaggataccccggGGAGCTGGGAATTCAGGGTCCTAAGGGACACAAGGGTGATCAAGGACCCCCTGGCATTATTGGACCCAAAGGAGGAGTG GGGCTGGGAGGTGTGCCAGGTTTCCAAGGAGCGGATGGCATTCCG GGTCACCCAGGGCAGTCAGGGCCCCGGGGGAAACCAGGCGCTGATGGCTGCAATGGGACCAGGGGAGAAAGTGGGTTTCCAGGACAACCAGGCTTGATGGGTTATTCCGGTTTCCCG GGGGAACCTGGCAGGAAGGGAGAGAAAGGAGACCCCTTAGACGTGACGGTGTACATGAGACGTTTTCAG GGGGATCCCGGCTCCCCAGGCTCCCCAGGATTAATG gGCCCTGAAGGCTACCCTGGTTTAGACGGCCCCATTGGACACATCGGGCCGAAG GGTCCCAGTGGAGTCCCTGGCTTCAAAGGATCAAAG GGTTCCACTCCACATATGTCAAGGGAAATGTTAAAGGGAGCCAAAGGAGATCAG GGTGAAATTGGCGAACCAGGGTTGCCCGGGAATGGCACTCATCAGCATATCGGACCAAATGGCAGCTTACCA GGTGAAAAAGGACAAAAGGGGATGAGAGGAGATAAAGGCGACAAT GCTGATAACAGAGGAGAAGCCGGAGTGATGGGATTTCCTGGCCAGCGG GGATCTTCGGGCTTTGACGGTGAACCCGGAGCACCG GGACTTGACGGATTTCCTGGTTTACATGGAAGAAACGGAGCCAAG ggtCAGAGGGGAGACCCTGGTGATGTGATAGATTCTGGGACCACTTTAG TGGGGCCCCCAGGCCCTCAGGGTGAGATGGGCCCGCAGGGTGAGACCGGGGAATGGGGAGAGAAGGGTGTGCCAGGTCTTTCCGGACCTCGACCCGACACCAGCAGTG GGTTATTGGCTGGTCCCCCTGGACTGAAAGGATGGAAAGGCACCAAAGGATATGTTGGCAATTCCGGAGCCCCCGCTCAGATCGCTGGATCTCCTGGTGATGATGGTCGGCCTGGCATTCCTGGAGACCCTGGTCCTATAGGATCtt tGGAAACTGAGTTTAGAGGTTTACTGGGTGAAAGTGGGCGTCCAGGACTTGCTGGATTGAAAGGTCCTAAAG GAGACCCGGGGCCCTGCCAGTGCAGTACTGTGGAGTCCCCGCCCGGCCGTACTGGCCTGCCAGGGCCACCCGGCAAGCAAGGCATCCGAGGCGAGTGGGGCCAACCAGGAGACAGAGGCCAGCCTGGACCACAGGGTGAAGACGGATTGCCG GGTTTCCCAGGCCCAGCAGGGTCTCCGGGTCCCAAGGGCCACAAAGGAGCGCAGAGGGAAGCCACAGAAAAAG GACCTCAGGGTGACCCAGGGGACCCTGGGGTAGGAGGGGACGCCGGAAGCCCAGGTCAGCCTGGACCTAGTGGATTTTCCGGAATTCCTGGCATGCGAGGTCCTCCT ggtGACAGGCCCTCTGGACCTCCTGGAGAGAAGGGAGTGAAGGGTTCTCCCGGGCTTCCAGGACCCCATGGGGATCCAGGGGACCCCGGCATAGTTCTGGGTGCAGAAAAGGGGCTGCCAGGTCCTCCTGGTGATTCAGGGTATGATGGCCAAGCAGGACCCCCTGGCCCCAAAGGTCTTCCAG GAGAGTGCATCGCTCTGCCAGGGCCTTCTGGTGAACGGGGCCCTCCTGGAGCTCCAGGCATCGATGGTCACCCAG GTGCGCCTGGTCGTAAAGGGATACCGGGACTGCCTGGAGAAGAAGGCCTCAAAGGTGAGAGAGGAGATCCGGGTGGAGGAGGGATGCCAGGCCCCCCAG GTTTTACGGGCCCCCGTGGGGATGGGGGTAAACCAGGCGACCGGGGCCAGCCAGGGACACCCGGTTTTCCAGGAAAACCAGGCAAACATGGGGATCCTGGACAGAAGGGTGACCATGGGGAGGTTCTGAACGCACTACCTGGGCCATCTGGAGAATCAGGACCTCCAGGACTTCAAGGTCTGAAGGGCGCCCCTGGGGATCCTGGCCAACAGGGCTATCCAG GGATGCCTGGAATGCCTGGTATCGTTGGTTTCAAGGGTGAGATGGGTCCTACTGGTCTGCAAGGGGAAGAAGGAAAACCAGGCCGAGCAGGAATAACTGGTTACCCTGGGGCAGCAGGATTGAGAGGACCTTCAGGCCCTCAGGGAGCACTTGGTGGACCAG GTATCCCTGGAGTTAAAGGGCTTCAGGGTGATTCAGGACCTCCCGGTCCAGTGGGAATGAAGGGCTTCCCAGGAGACCCAGGTGACACTGGTCTAAAAGGCAGCGATGGGTCATCTGGAGATCCAGGGGAGGAAGGCGAGTTCGGCTTCCATGGTATGCCTGGAATTAAAG GTTCTAAAGGCTCACTAGGCCTGCAAGGCTTTACTGGGGAGCAGGGCCTCAGAGGTCTAACGGGTGTTCCTGGTCTGAAAGGCGAGACTGGTTTCATAGGTGCTCCAGGGCAGAAAGGTATCATTGGGCAACAAGGCGAAAAGG GTGAGAGGGGGTTGGTCGGACCTCCGGGTGAAAAACCAACACTCCCAATAGGCATGAAGCAAGACATGAAAGGGGTTAAGGGTGAACCTGGGAAGCCAGGAGATCCAGGATTCACAGGGCCCAGAG GTACCAAGGGTATGCCTGGTGTGCCAGGTGTCTCTGGGTTCGATGGCTTGCCTGGAGAGCCCAGCCTGGAGAAAGGTACCCAGGGCAGCCCTGGGTTGCAGGGCCTGACAGGGCACAAAGGGATGCCAGGCCCCACTGGAAACCAAGGAGTTGAGGGGTTTTCTGGCATGCCTGGGATCAAG GGCAACAAGGGATCAATAGGAGCCTATGGACACATTGGGGAACCGGGCTTGAAGGGGTATAAAG GTGAAGAAGGCCCGATCATCAACCTGCCAGGTTCCACGGGATTGAGAGGTGAAGATGGTATACCTGGAGACCCTG GTCTTGAGGGAGATCCTGGTCAGCCCGGTGACCACGGCAGCGCAGGGTTTGATGGCATTGAGGGTATAAAAGGAGAGCCAGGGCTGCTGGGGTCACAGGGCCACTCAG GCTCTAAGGGAATGAAAGGCTACCCCGGCAGTTCGGGCCAGAAGGGCTGGCCGGGAATCCCAGGCGAGTCAGGCACTGATGGAGCAGCAGGTCTTCCAGGACAAAGAG gCTTTCCTGGCCTCAAGGGTATTTTTGGCCTGCATGGGTTGAAAGGTCAAAAGGGCACCGAAGGACTCCCAG GCTTGGATATCTGGGGACTTGAAGGTGAACCCGGAGCGAAGGGAACTAAAGGAGAGTTGGGAATCCCAAGCCCTTCTGGCGGCTTGCCGGGGTCAAACGGCGAGGTCGGCCCTCCCGGAGATCCTG GTATTGTGGGCTCACCTGGACTGCCAGGACTTCCAGGTCCACCAGGTCCACGGGGAAGCCCAGACAGGAAGGGCTCACTTGGAGACCCTGGATCACATGGAGCAAAAGGAGCTAAAG GTTACCCTGGGGCACAGGGTCCCCCCGGGATCCCATCTTCAAAGGGGGGTAAGGGGGACAAGGGTCTCCCAGGAGTCTTTGGAGAACAAGGGCAGAAGGGCGACTATGGAGATAAAGGGCATCCAGGGGTCAAAGGGCAAGATGGAGCCACAGGACTCAAAG GTGAAAGGGGAGAGCAAGGAGAGATGGGGACTCCTGGGCGATTTGGCGTCCAAGGAGACCTGGGTCCAGTTGGTCCCAAGGGAGACACTGGACCTCCAG GATTTCCTGGGGAGACTGGCTCTCAgggtcctgcccccctccctatCAAGCAGATTGGTGAGAGGGGCCCCACGGGTTTCAATGGTATCCAGGGCCCAAGAGGAAGGCCTGGAGAAAATGGCCCCCAGGGTCCCCCCGGTGACCCAG GGTACGCTGGACAAAAGGGACAGAAGGGCATGCCAGGAGTGAGTGGCAAACCAGGGACACCGGGTTACCGTGGCAATCAAGGACAAATTGGGCACCCTGGTCTGCAGGGCCTTGAAG GAGGAAGAGGCCAGCCGGGCTTCCCGGGGCCCCCAGGGATGCCAGGGCGCAGTGTGAACGTGGGATATCTGCTGGTGAAGCACAGCCAGTCCGATCAGGCGCCCATGTGCCCGATTGGCATGGCCAAACTATGGGAGGGGTACAGTCTGCTTTACTTCGAGGGCCAGGAGAAGGCCCACAACCAGGACCTGG GCCTGGCTGGGTCTTGCCTCCCGCGTTTCAAGACGATGCCATTTCTGTACTGCAACCCCGGAGACGTCTGTTACTACGCCAGCCGCAACGATAAGTCCTACTGGCTCTCTACCACCGCCCCCATTCCCATGATGcctgtggaggaggaggagattaAACCGTACATCAGCCGCTGCTCGGTGTGCGAGGCGCCATCAGTGGCCATCGCTATCCACAGCCAGGACATCACCATCCCCATGTGCCCAGATGGCTGGCGTAGCCTCTGGATCGGCTACTCGTTCCTCATG CACACGGCGGCAGGCGGCGAAGGCGGCGGCCAGTCGCTGGTATCCCCCGGCTCCTGTTTGGAGGACTTCCGCACCACGCCCTTCATCGAGTGCAACGGGGCCAAGGGCACCTGCCACTACTTCGCCAACAAGCAGAGCTTCTGGCTGATGTCCTTCGAGCAGAAATTTCAGAGTCAGCCAGAGTCCGAGACACTCAAGGCAGGTCAGCTCCTGTCCAGGATAAGCCGTTGCCAGGTATGCATGAAGAACCTTTGA
- the col4a2 gene encoding collagen alpha-2(IV) chain isoform X1, with the protein MNFEVPVRGMMWVHRRKELNTWCIILCFTVFHLLTSEVEAGGKKFSGPCGGRDCSGGCKCFPEKGARGRPGPVGPQGSQGPPGYPGELGIQGPKGHKGDQGPPGIIGPKGGVGLGGVPGFQGADGIPGHPGQSGPRGKPGADGCNGTRGESGFPGQPGLMGYSGFPGEPGRKGEKGDPLDVTVYMRRFQGDPGSPGSPGLMGPEGYPGLDGPIGHIGPKGPSGVPGFKGSKGSTPHMSREMLKGAKGDQGEIGEPGLPGNGTHQHIGPNGSLPGEKGQKGMRGDKGDNADNRGEAGVMGFPGQRGSSGFDGEPGAPGLDGFPGLHGRNGAKGQRGDPGDVIDSGTTLVGPPGPQGEMGPQGETGEWGEKGVPGLSGPRPDTSSGLLAGPPGLKGWKGTKGYVGNSGAPAQIAGSPGDDGRPGIPGDPGPIGSLETEFRGLLGESGRPGLAGLKGPKGDPGPCQCSTVESPPGRTGLPGPPGKQGIRGEWGQPGDRGQPGPQGEDGLPGFPGPAGSPGPKGHKGAQREATEKGPQGDPGDPGVGGDAGSPGQPGPSGFSGIPGMRGPPGDRPSGPPGEKGVKGSPGLPGPHGDPGDPGIVLGAEKGLPGPPGDSGYDGQAGPPGPKGLPGGCDLEHGGDMNAAGECIALPGPSGERGPPGAPGIDGHPGAPGRKGIPGLPGEEGLKGERGDPGGGGMPGPPGFTGPRGDGGKPGDRGQPGTPGFPGKPGKHGDPGQKGDHGEVLNALPGPSGESGPPGLQGLKGAPGDPGQQGYPGMPGMPGIVGFKGEMGPTGLQGEEGKPGRAGITGYPGAAGLRGPSGPQGALGGPGIPGVKGLQGDSGPPGPVGMKGFPGDPGDTGLKGSDGSSGDPGEEGEFGFHGMPGIKGSKGSLGLQGFTGEQGLRGLTGVPGLKGETGFIGAPGQKGIIGQQGEKGERGLVGPPGEKPTLPIGMKQDMKGVKGEPGKPGDPGFTGPRGTKGMPGVPGVSGFDGLPGEPSLEKGTQGSPGLQGLTGHKGMPGPTGNQGVEGFSGMPGIKGNKGSIGAYGHIGEPGLKGYKGEEGPIINLPGSTGLRGEDGIPGDPGLEGDPGQPGDHGSAGFDGIEGIKGEPGLLGSQGHSGSKGMKGYPGSSGQKGWPGIPGESGTDGAAGLPGQRGFPGLKGIFGLHGLKGQKGTEGLPGLDIWGLEGEPGAKGTKGELGIPSPSGGLPGSNGEVGPPGDPGIVGSPGLPGLPGPPGPRGSPDRKGSLGDPGSHGAKGAKGYPGAQGPPGIPSSKGGKGDKGLPGVFGEQGQKGDYGDKGHPGVKGQDGATGLKGERGEQGEMGTPGRFGVQGDLGPVGPKGDTGPPGFPGETGSQGPAPLPIKQIGERGPTGFNGIQGPRGRPGENGPQGPPGDPGYAGQKGQKGMPGVSGKPGTPGYRGNQGQIGHPGLQGLEGGRGQPGFPGPPGMPGRSVNVGYLLVKHSQSDQAPMCPIGMAKLWEGYSLLYFEGQEKAHNQDLGLAGSCLPRFKTMPFLYCNPGDVCYYASRNDKSYWLSTTAPIPMMPVEEEEIKPYISRCSVCEAPSVAIAIHSQDITIPMCPDGWRSLWIGYSFLMHTAAGGEGGGQSLVSPGSCLEDFRTTPFIECNGAKGTCHYFANKQSFWLMSFEQKFQSQPESETLKAGQLLSRISRCQVCMKNL; encoded by the exons GGACGGCCAGGACCAGTTGGCCCCCAGGGATCCCAGggccccccaggataccccggGGAGCTGGGAATTCAGGGTCCTAAGGGACACAAGGGTGATCAAGGACCCCCTGGCATTATTGGACCCAAAGGAGGAGTG GGGCTGGGAGGTGTGCCAGGTTTCCAAGGAGCGGATGGCATTCCG GGTCACCCAGGGCAGTCAGGGCCCCGGGGGAAACCAGGCGCTGATGGCTGCAATGGGACCAGGGGAGAAAGTGGGTTTCCAGGACAACCAGGCTTGATGGGTTATTCCGGTTTCCCG GGGGAACCTGGCAGGAAGGGAGAGAAAGGAGACCCCTTAGACGTGACGGTGTACATGAGACGTTTTCAG GGGGATCCCGGCTCCCCAGGCTCCCCAGGATTAATG gGCCCTGAAGGCTACCCTGGTTTAGACGGCCCCATTGGACACATCGGGCCGAAG GGTCCCAGTGGAGTCCCTGGCTTCAAAGGATCAAAG GGTTCCACTCCACATATGTCAAGGGAAATGTTAAAGGGAGCCAAAGGAGATCAG GGTGAAATTGGCGAACCAGGGTTGCCCGGGAATGGCACTCATCAGCATATCGGACCAAATGGCAGCTTACCA GGTGAAAAAGGACAAAAGGGGATGAGAGGAGATAAAGGCGACAAT GCTGATAACAGAGGAGAAGCCGGAGTGATGGGATTTCCTGGCCAGCGG GGATCTTCGGGCTTTGACGGTGAACCCGGAGCACCG GGACTTGACGGATTTCCTGGTTTACATGGAAGAAACGGAGCCAAG ggtCAGAGGGGAGACCCTGGTGATGTGATAGATTCTGGGACCACTTTAG TGGGGCCCCCAGGCCCTCAGGGTGAGATGGGCCCGCAGGGTGAGACCGGGGAATGGGGAGAGAAGGGTGTGCCAGGTCTTTCCGGACCTCGACCCGACACCAGCAGTG GGTTATTGGCTGGTCCCCCTGGACTGAAAGGATGGAAAGGCACCAAAGGATATGTTGGCAATTCCGGAGCCCCCGCTCAGATCGCTGGATCTCCTGGTGATGATGGTCGGCCTGGCATTCCTGGAGACCCTGGTCCTATAGGATCtt tGGAAACTGAGTTTAGAGGTTTACTGGGTGAAAGTGGGCGTCCAGGACTTGCTGGATTGAAAGGTCCTAAAG GAGACCCGGGGCCCTGCCAGTGCAGTACTGTGGAGTCCCCGCCCGGCCGTACTGGCCTGCCAGGGCCACCCGGCAAGCAAGGCATCCGAGGCGAGTGGGGCCAACCAGGAGACAGAGGCCAGCCTGGACCACAGGGTGAAGACGGATTGCCG GGTTTCCCAGGCCCAGCAGGGTCTCCGGGTCCCAAGGGCCACAAAGGAGCGCAGAGGGAAGCCACAGAAAAAG GACCTCAGGGTGACCCAGGGGACCCTGGGGTAGGAGGGGACGCCGGAAGCCCAGGTCAGCCTGGACCTAGTGGATTTTCCGGAATTCCTGGCATGCGAGGTCCTCCT ggtGACAGGCCCTCTGGACCTCCTGGAGAGAAGGGAGTGAAGGGTTCTCCCGGGCTTCCAGGACCCCATGGGGATCCAGGGGACCCCGGCATAGTTCTGGGTGCAGAAAAGGGGCTGCCAGGTCCTCCTGGTGATTCAGGGTATGATGGCCAAGCAGGACCCCCTGGCCCCAAAGGTCTTCCAG GAGGCTGTGATCTGGAACATGGTGGTGACATGAACGCTGCAG GAGAGTGCATCGCTCTGCCAGGGCCTTCTGGTGAACGGGGCCCTCCTGGAGCTCCAGGCATCGATGGTCACCCAG GTGCGCCTGGTCGTAAAGGGATACCGGGACTGCCTGGAGAAGAAGGCCTCAAAGGTGAGAGAGGAGATCCGGGTGGAGGAGGGATGCCAGGCCCCCCAG GTTTTACGGGCCCCCGTGGGGATGGGGGTAAACCAGGCGACCGGGGCCAGCCAGGGACACCCGGTTTTCCAGGAAAACCAGGCAAACATGGGGATCCTGGACAGAAGGGTGACCATGGGGAGGTTCTGAACGCACTACCTGGGCCATCTGGAGAATCAGGACCTCCAGGACTTCAAGGTCTGAAGGGCGCCCCTGGGGATCCTGGCCAACAGGGCTATCCAG GGATGCCTGGAATGCCTGGTATCGTTGGTTTCAAGGGTGAGATGGGTCCTACTGGTCTGCAAGGGGAAGAAGGAAAACCAGGCCGAGCAGGAATAACTGGTTACCCTGGGGCAGCAGGATTGAGAGGACCTTCAGGCCCTCAGGGAGCACTTGGTGGACCAG GTATCCCTGGAGTTAAAGGGCTTCAGGGTGATTCAGGACCTCCCGGTCCAGTGGGAATGAAGGGCTTCCCAGGAGACCCAGGTGACACTGGTCTAAAAGGCAGCGATGGGTCATCTGGAGATCCAGGGGAGGAAGGCGAGTTCGGCTTCCATGGTATGCCTGGAATTAAAG GTTCTAAAGGCTCACTAGGCCTGCAAGGCTTTACTGGGGAGCAGGGCCTCAGAGGTCTAACGGGTGTTCCTGGTCTGAAAGGCGAGACTGGTTTCATAGGTGCTCCAGGGCAGAAAGGTATCATTGGGCAACAAGGCGAAAAGG GTGAGAGGGGGTTGGTCGGACCTCCGGGTGAAAAACCAACACTCCCAATAGGCATGAAGCAAGACATGAAAGGGGTTAAGGGTGAACCTGGGAAGCCAGGAGATCCAGGATTCACAGGGCCCAGAG GTACCAAGGGTATGCCTGGTGTGCCAGGTGTCTCTGGGTTCGATGGCTTGCCTGGAGAGCCCAGCCTGGAGAAAGGTACCCAGGGCAGCCCTGGGTTGCAGGGCCTGACAGGGCACAAAGGGATGCCAGGCCCCACTGGAAACCAAGGAGTTGAGGGGTTTTCTGGCATGCCTGGGATCAAG GGCAACAAGGGATCAATAGGAGCCTATGGACACATTGGGGAACCGGGCTTGAAGGGGTATAAAG GTGAAGAAGGCCCGATCATCAACCTGCCAGGTTCCACGGGATTGAGAGGTGAAGATGGTATACCTGGAGACCCTG GTCTTGAGGGAGATCCTGGTCAGCCCGGTGACCACGGCAGCGCAGGGTTTGATGGCATTGAGGGTATAAAAGGAGAGCCAGGGCTGCTGGGGTCACAGGGCCACTCAG GCTCTAAGGGAATGAAAGGCTACCCCGGCAGTTCGGGCCAGAAGGGCTGGCCGGGAATCCCAGGCGAGTCAGGCACTGATGGAGCAGCAGGTCTTCCAGGACAAAGAG gCTTTCCTGGCCTCAAGGGTATTTTTGGCCTGCATGGGTTGAAAGGTCAAAAGGGCACCGAAGGACTCCCAG GCTTGGATATCTGGGGACTTGAAGGTGAACCCGGAGCGAAGGGAACTAAAGGAGAGTTGGGAATCCCAAGCCCTTCTGGCGGCTTGCCGGGGTCAAACGGCGAGGTCGGCCCTCCCGGAGATCCTG GTATTGTGGGCTCACCTGGACTGCCAGGACTTCCAGGTCCACCAGGTCCACGGGGAAGCCCAGACAGGAAGGGCTCACTTGGAGACCCTGGATCACATGGAGCAAAAGGAGCTAAAG GTTACCCTGGGGCACAGGGTCCCCCCGGGATCCCATCTTCAAAGGGGGGTAAGGGGGACAAGGGTCTCCCAGGAGTCTTTGGAGAACAAGGGCAGAAGGGCGACTATGGAGATAAAGGGCATCCAGGGGTCAAAGGGCAAGATGGAGCCACAGGACTCAAAG GTGAAAGGGGAGAGCAAGGAGAGATGGGGACTCCTGGGCGATTTGGCGTCCAAGGAGACCTGGGTCCAGTTGGTCCCAAGGGAGACACTGGACCTCCAG GATTTCCTGGGGAGACTGGCTCTCAgggtcctgcccccctccctatCAAGCAGATTGGTGAGAGGGGCCCCACGGGTTTCAATGGTATCCAGGGCCCAAGAGGAAGGCCTGGAGAAAATGGCCCCCAGGGTCCCCCCGGTGACCCAG GGTACGCTGGACAAAAGGGACAGAAGGGCATGCCAGGAGTGAGTGGCAAACCAGGGACACCGGGTTACCGTGGCAATCAAGGACAAATTGGGCACCCTGGTCTGCAGGGCCTTGAAG GAGGAAGAGGCCAGCCGGGCTTCCCGGGGCCCCCAGGGATGCCAGGGCGCAGTGTGAACGTGGGATATCTGCTGGTGAAGCACAGCCAGTCCGATCAGGCGCCCATGTGCCCGATTGGCATGGCCAAACTATGGGAGGGGTACAGTCTGCTTTACTTCGAGGGCCAGGAGAAGGCCCACAACCAGGACCTGG GCCTGGCTGGGTCTTGCCTCCCGCGTTTCAAGACGATGCCATTTCTGTACTGCAACCCCGGAGACGTCTGTTACTACGCCAGCCGCAACGATAAGTCCTACTGGCTCTCTACCACCGCCCCCATTCCCATGATGcctgtggaggaggaggagattaAACCGTACATCAGCCGCTGCTCGGTGTGCGAGGCGCCATCAGTGGCCATCGCTATCCACAGCCAGGACATCACCATCCCCATGTGCCCAGATGGCTGGCGTAGCCTCTGGATCGGCTACTCGTTCCTCATG CACACGGCGGCAGGCGGCGAAGGCGGCGGCCAGTCGCTGGTATCCCCCGGCTCCTGTTTGGAGGACTTCCGCACCACGCCCTTCATCGAGTGCAACGGGGCCAAGGGCACCTGCCACTACTTCGCCAACAAGCAGAGCTTCTGGCTGATGTCCTTCGAGCAGAAATTTCAGAGTCAGCCAGAGTCCGAGACACTCAAGGCAGGTCAGCTCCTGTCCAGGATAAGCCGTTGCCAGGTATGCATGAAGAACCTTTGA